The nucleotide sequence TCCTGCTTGCGACAATTGCGGTGGCATTTTGAAAccgtatattgtattttttggaGACAACGTGCCACACGATAAAGTACAAAATGTGAAAGCTAATGTGGAAAGTTTAGATGCTTTGCTAATTTTGGGAACAACACTTAGTACATTCTCCGCATACAGGATTGTACTGCAAGCGTTTGATGCTAAGAAGCCAATAGCAATGGTAAATATCGGTGAAACTAGAGGCGATAAACTTATCAATTTGAGAATAAAAGGGAGATGTGGAGATGTTCTACCAAAAATTTGGCAGTTAAATGCTTCAAAGGATTTTCTAAGATAATGACAAATGTGAATAGCTttcaattgttaaatattatttgagatatttgtacatattatagtatattgttatttaattttaaatttattatagctgttgaattaaaaaaaataaataaacaattgaacgaatttcttgaaaaatcgtatgttcttttatttttgtaattatttttttgcatgttGTAAATATCCTCAATACAATTAATCAACGGGATGACTTTGCCTCCTTTGCATTTTGTAGACTTTGAGTGATATACAATTTTGCTAAGCTCTGAGCACAGAATTGCGAGATATGCTCGCTGTACGTGTTGATTTGTCCAGCGACAATCATTGGATTTAATCTTGGTGGGACTAGAGGTCTCATCAATTTGTTGATATCGTCATCGGGTAGCGGTGGTTCGTCCTTCGCAGCCCTAGCAGCGTTCTCTTGGGCCCTCTTGGCCAATAGCCTGTTCTTATCTTGCTGCTGTCGAACCACCAACTGTTGATACCTGTTAAACTTCATTGCCTCCTGATTCAACTCATCCACTCGATCCATTAGGCATCTTAATTGGTTCTCTAACACTGTAGCTGTTCCAAGATCCAGGTACTTTGTGCCCTGCTCCTCTGGAATCATTTCGTCCAATTCTGACATCATGATATTCGTCAGATTACTGTTCTTTATAACAACTGGAATTTCGACAAAGAGACTTTCGTATCCAATCTTTAAGGTGCGCAAAGCTTCTGGAGTGAACTCGTTCTCCTTGTACATCTGTATCGCTTGCGGAGTGAGCCGGTATGCTTTGAGCGTTAGAAAACCTCTGGCGGACTTCGCCGTGTCGTAAATAAGCACGACCGATTCCTCAATAGAGGTCTGATAGTGATACTGCGACTCTAGCAGGGACAGATTCAGGAAGTTGCCGACGTCCGCGCTCTGATACCAACCAACGTGGAAGTGATCGACATTCACCCTGCGTGCcgttaaacaaaatattgtccTTGTGTTCTAAGGCGCtacatttttgaattttatactgATACTTACCATCTTAACCTCCGCATCATGGCAAGCTGATACTCCTCTTCGTCCATGATCTCGTCGTTTTTGGGAAATGGGAAGCAGTTGGTAATCTCCAGGCGGTTTTGCACGACCCAAACCAAGAAGAGCACCCTGGGCGACTTCCATGTTGCCAGAGGACTCCTCGTGGCAGTGTTTCACCATTTTCATCACTACCAATCCGTTCACATTGCACATAATCTATACGCGGTTTCTACCTCGGGAATCCTTCTCGACGTCGCTCTTGAAACCATTTTTGATGGATTTAATCTCCCGTAGCtgcaaaaaagttatatacagCTACTCAATCAACCAACGTCCATCAACGTCTACCACCGTACCGCGTCAATGGAGGTTAACCAAAAAGGATCATATgtttttctcttcctttcttcttcttaggccgaaatcacatggtgcggaatagagctgcggaatagaacgtgagtcatagaagcagccaatcagagcTTTGCAGCATCAACGCATTCTGATGCGGCAAAgctctgattggctgcttCTATGACGCAAGTTCTATTCCGTAGCTCTATTCCGCACCATGTGATTTCGGCCTTAGGTAAAGTTTCCATCGATGCTTTGCGTAAGATGATTGGTCACTTAAAATAGGGCatttttcagaatattttggaatcacatttgtagtcgaattttatttcaagattgtctcaagttattattttaaaatgctaatacTCTATCATTAATTAATGACTTCttaaggcccggttccacaactcacggttaactgCTAACAGGAGATTAATCGACTACCTATCtttctctatattattatctaaggaGAGACAGAAAATCTATTAACCTCCCGTTAGCAGtcaaccgtgagttgtggaaccgggcctaagGGCCAGTTTCACAAACGTCGGTTAACTGCTAACGGGAAGttaaggcccggttccacaactcacggttaaattaactggccgattattccattggaattgaccaatcgtatttgttacttttgcttaacgacaaatacgattgatcaattccaatggaataatcggccagttaatttaaccgtgagttgtggaaccgggcctaatAGATTTTCGGTCTTtccttagataataatatagaaaaagataggTAGTCGATTAACCTCCCGTTAGCAGTTAACCGACGTTTGTGAAACTGGCCCTAAAACAGTATTTAAGACTTAAGGTCGGATCTACAATAAGGCCTTGTCTACAATAAAGCTTTAAGCCGTaaaaaattgaccaatcacaaTTGagaattcttataaaaattgattgtaatTGGTTCTTATGgcttaaaacaaattttcattGTAAACTAGAGCTAAGTGTAATAAGCCTTAAGTCGCCTTAagatattaatcaattatatttgagTATTTTTCGCACATTCAATTGTAATTAGTCAATTTCTTAGTGCTTAATATGCCTATTGTATAAGGCCTTGtctacaataaatatttaagctttaagccgtaaaaaaagttaattaattacaattgagTATTGAGGAGTAGATTACCCCTAgtctacaataaagatttaaggTGCGAATTAATGCAGCGAGAAATCGCTGGCGACTTGAGAGAAGTGGGTGAAACAGGGTGAAAAGTGACGCCAG is from Monomorium pharaonis isolate MP-MQ-018 unplaced genomic scaffold, ASM1337386v2 scaffold_90, whole genome shotgun sequence and encodes:
- the LOC118648842 gene encoding NAD-dependent protein deacylase Sirt4-like, with amino-acid sequence CDNCGGILKPYIVFFGDNVPHDKVQNVKANVESLDALLILGTTLSTFSAYRIVLQAFDAKKPIAMVNIGETRGDKLINLRIKGRCGDVLPKIWQLNASKDFLR
- the LOC105839036 gene encoding LOW QUALITY PROTEIN: eukaryotic translation initiation factor 3 subunit H (The sequence of the model RefSeq protein was modified relative to this genomic sequence to represent the inferred CDS: deleted 3 bases in 3 codons); amino-acid sequence: MVSRATSRRIPEVETAIDYVQCEGLVVMKMVKHCHEESSGNMEVAQGALLGLVVQNRLEITNCFPFPKNDEIMDEEEYQLAMMRRLRWVNVDHFHVGWYQSADVGNFLNLSLLESQYHYQTSIEESVVLIYDTAKSARGFLTLKAYRLTPQAIQMYKENEFTPEALRTLKIGYESLFVEIPVVIKNSNLTNIMMSELDEMIPEEQGTKYLDLGTATVLENQLRCLMDRVDELNQEAMKFNRYQQLVVRQQQDKNRLLAKRAQENAARAAKDEPPLPDDDINKLMRPLVPPRLNPMIVAGQINTYSEHISQFCAQSLAKLYITQSLQNAKEAKSSR